A DNA window from Euzebyales bacterium contains the following coding sequences:
- the lnt gene encoding apolipoprotein N-acyltransferase — protein sequence MPLLVAAAVVAGAITSLAFAPAAWWPFVVIGPALGLWAAASAVTARRGALCGLAYGQTFSFTALHWMLALDPVAGVVLPIVQGVFWAVIGAVAAATARLRPGWWVVTGAATWVLVEASRARVPLTGFEWGQLSMAATNLPVRQAPAIVGALGTTGLLAAIAAALVVLVSQRGRWLPLAVAMAVLVATAGLGSIGWTRPDGELTVAVVQVDDPCPGAFAADCPGYIDSLTQAYVDRTAALDTTPDLVVWGEDALPSAETRTAAGAALVDRIGKLPAPVLAGVGTPTAPGRFLRWAALFDDDGTALDGYAKRMPVPFGEYVPLRDVLGGISDVGRLVPSDLEAGDDTSPVVLRTEGATARLGTVVSWEVTFARAVRAVAGDANALATLTTVASYGRSAVSEQLLSIAKLRTAEHQKPMILAATTGKSALIDPSGQTDAAAALFRADQITGRVPLRAGLTPYAVVGDLGVITLGAVVLITALLAARRRARTARPERAADDATGRDHRVDPVTR from the coding sequence ATGCCGCTGCTCGTCGCCGCGGCCGTCGTCGCTGGCGCGATCACGTCGCTGGCCTTCGCCCCTGCCGCGTGGTGGCCCTTCGTCGTGATCGGCCCCGCCCTGGGGCTGTGGGCCGCCGCATCGGCCGTTACGGCCCGGCGGGGGGCTCTGTGCGGCCTGGCATACGGCCAGACGTTCTCCTTCACCGCGCTGCACTGGATGCTCGCGCTCGATCCGGTCGCAGGTGTCGTGCTCCCAATCGTGCAGGGTGTGTTCTGGGCGGTCATCGGTGCGGTGGCCGCGGCGACCGCACGGCTGCGTCCCGGCTGGTGGGTGGTCACCGGTGCAGCGACCTGGGTCCTGGTCGAGGCGTCGCGCGCACGCGTGCCCCTCACCGGGTTCGAATGGGGGCAACTGAGCATGGCCGCGACCAACCTGCCGGTCCGGCAGGCGCCGGCGATCGTGGGCGCGCTCGGCACGACCGGCCTGTTGGCCGCCATCGCCGCCGCACTCGTCGTGCTCGTCAGCCAACGCGGACGGTGGCTGCCGCTGGCGGTCGCCATGGCTGTCCTCGTCGCGACCGCGGGTCTCGGATCCATCGGATGGACCCGCCCCGACGGTGAGCTGACCGTCGCCGTCGTCCAGGTCGACGACCCGTGTCCGGGCGCGTTCGCCGCCGACTGCCCCGGTTACATCGACAGCCTGACGCAGGCCTACGTCGACCGCACGGCCGCGCTGGACACCACGCCCGATCTGGTGGTGTGGGGCGAGGACGCGCTGCCGAGCGCCGAGACGCGCACGGCAGCCGGTGCAGCGCTCGTCGACAGGATCGGCAAGCTGCCGGCGCCCGTGCTCGCAGGTGTCGGGACCCCGACGGCGCCTGGGCGCTTCCTCCGGTGGGCAGCGCTGTTCGACGACGACGGCACTGCGTTGGACGGTTATGCCAAGCGCATGCCGGTGCCGTTCGGCGAGTACGTGCCACTGCGCGACGTCCTCGGCGGCATCTCCGACGTCGGCAGGCTCGTGCCGTCCGACCTCGAAGCCGGCGACGACACCTCACCTGTCGTGCTGCGGACTGAAGGCGCGACCGCACGGCTCGGCACGGTCGTGTCGTGGGAGGTGACGTTCGCGCGCGCGGTCCGTGCGGTCGCTGGCGACGCCAACGCGCTGGCGACGCTGACGACGGTCGCGAGCTACGGCAGGAGCGCGGTCTCCGAACAGTTGCTGTCGATCGCGAAGCTGCGGACGGCGGAGCATCAGAAGCCGATGATCCTCGCGGCGACCACCGGAAAGTCGGCGCTGATCGACCCGTCAGGGCAGACGGACGCGGCCGCGGCGCTGTTTCGTGCCGATCAGATCACGGGTCGGGTGCCGTTGCGCGCTGGCTTGACGCCGTACGCGGTGGTCGGCGACCTCGGCGTCATCACTCTTGGCGCGGTCGTGCTGATCACGGCGCTGTTGGCAGCCCGGCGCCGCGCACGGACGGCACGCCCGGAGCGCGCAGCCGACGACGCAACGGGGCGCGATCACCGCGTCGATCCCGTCACGCGATGA